One Chitinophagales bacterium DNA segment encodes these proteins:
- a CDS encoding M3 family oligoendopeptidase, which yields METFRQTAAAKAQMEVIDEIYRLRSHFETMSNVASIRHTIDTSDPFFEAEQEYFDNSYPIYLDLVSAFYKALINSPCRGELESRYGKQLFDIASVTLQSFSPAIISDLQRENELTTEYTKLIASAEIEFDGKKLNLSGMVPYKLSTDRAIRKAAHERTDEFYAANAQALDRIFDELVKVRHTIAGKLGFKNFVSVGYLRMCRTDYDATMVRAFRKMVEENVVPLVSQLKERQRRRLGLEQLLYFDEPLDFNSGNATPQGTPEWIVQHAKHMYDELSPETGEFFSYMIENELMDLVNKPNKAGGGYCTFLSETRSPFIFSNFNGTSGDIDVLTHEAGHAFQTYCSRHLGLEEYYFPTSEAAEIHSMSMEFLTWPWMNLFFDGQTDKYKFAHLSHSLIFLPYGVAVDEFQHHIYEHPGLTPKERNAYWRSLEKKYLPHRVYEHNDFLEEGGFWQRQAHIYKHPFYYIDYTLAQLCAFQFWVKATTDRKAAMDDYIRLCKAGGSKSFLQLVAEAGLQSPFDANAATATIASVNNWLTAADDSALN from the coding sequence ATGGAAACGTTCCGTCAAACGGCAGCGGCGAAGGCGCAGATGGAGGTCATTGATGAAATCTACAGACTGCGGTCGCATTTTGAAACCATGAGCAACGTGGCAAGCATCCGCCATACCATTGATACGAGTGATCCTTTTTTTGAAGCGGAACAGGAATACTTCGACAACTCCTATCCTATTTACCTCGATCTTGTTTCAGCCTTTTACAAGGCTCTGATCAACTCGCCCTGCAGGGGCGAGTTGGAAAGCAGGTACGGCAAGCAACTGTTTGACATAGCAAGCGTAACACTGCAATCCTTTTCGCCGGCCATCATCAGCGATCTTCAGCGTGAAAATGAACTCACGACAGAATACACGAAACTGATCGCATCCGCCGAGATAGAATTCGACGGAAAGAAACTGAACCTGAGCGGCATGGTTCCTTATAAACTATCCACTGACCGCGCCATACGCAAAGCGGCACATGAGCGAACGGATGAATTCTATGCTGCCAATGCACAGGCACTGGACCGTATTTTTGATGAGCTGGTGAAAGTCAGGCACACCATCGCCGGGAAGCTTGGCTTCAAAAATTTTGTGAGTGTTGGTTACCTCCGTATGTGCCGTACTGATTACGATGCGACGATGGTGCGCGCATTCAGAAAAATGGTGGAGGAAAACGTTGTACCGCTTGTGTCGCAGCTGAAAGAAAGACAACGCAGGCGGCTCGGCCTTGAACAACTGCTGTATTTCGATGAACCGCTGGATTTCAATTCGGGCAATGCAACACCACAGGGTACGCCGGAATGGATCGTGCAGCATGCAAAGCATATGTATGATGAACTGTCGCCGGAAACAGGCGAATTTTTCAGTTACATGATTGAGAATGAACTGATGGATCTTGTGAATAAACCCAACAAGGCCGGCGGCGGATACTGCACCTTCCTGAGTGAAACGCGGAGCCCGTTTATCTTTTCCAATTTTAACGGCACCTCCGGCGATATTGATGTGCTGACACATGAGGCAGGCCATGCCTTTCAAACCTATTGCAGCCGCCACCTTGGCCTGGAAGAATATTATTTCCCGACCAGCGAAGCGGCTGAAATACATTCCATGAGTATGGAATTTTTAACATGGCCGTGGATGAACCTGTTTTTTGACGGGCAAACCGATAAGTACAAGTTTGCACACCTGAGCCATTCACTTATTTTTCTTCCTTACGGTGTTGCGGTTGATGAATTTCAGCATCATATCTATGAACATCCCGGGCTCACGCCAAAAGAAAGGAATGCATACTGGCGTTCACTTGAAAAAAAGTATCTGCCTCACCGGGTCTATGAACATAATGATTTCCTGGAAGAAGGCGGATTCTGGCAAAGGCAGGCGCATATCTATAAACACCCGTTCTACTATATCGATTACACACTCGCACAGTTATGTGCATTCCAGTTCTGGGTAAAGGCAACCACAGACAGGAAGGCTGCCATGGATGATTATATACGGCTTTGCAAGGCCGGCGGCAGCAAATCATTTCTGCAACTGGTAGCGGAGGCAGGCCTGCAATCTCCTTTCGATGCCAACGCTGCAACAGCAACTATCGCTTCCGTGAATAACTGGCTTACGGCTGCCGATGACAGCGCACTGAATTGA
- a CDS encoding phosphoglucomutase/phosphomannomutase family protein, producing the protein MTPIKFGTDGWRAIIAQDYTVDNVIRVAYATANWIKKNYPQPKVLIGYDCRFGGQLFAETTAKVMCACGVKTFLAEGFVSTPMVSMGTKHFGAGMGVVITASHNPPSYNGFKLKSEAGGPSSPAVIAEVESMIPDSISVEMVALSTYEAGGLLEYVDLESLYVALVRSNFDLEGINNSHVVVAYDAMYGAGQNVIPQVLKNPILLHCDYNPSFKGQAPEPLDRNLQELASLIKNSPHNVCGLATDGDADRIGMYDEDGNFVDAHHIILLLIHYLHKYKKMNGKVVVAFSVSDKVKKLCKHYGLPIEVTPIGFKYISEKMVKEDVLVGGEESGGIAVKGHIPERDGIWDGLILLEFMAKTGKSMKQIIQEVYDVVGSFSFDRLDLHLDEALKQQIVQNCKDNKYTSFGQYTVQRMEDIDGYKYHFSDNEWIMIRASGTEPLLRVYGEAPTKAAVTALLATARMALLGK; encoded by the coding sequence ATGACTCCCATTAAATTCGGCACTGACGGATGGCGCGCCATCATAGCACAGGATTACACAGTTGACAATGTAATCAGGGTGGCCTATGCAACAGCAAACTGGATAAAGAAAAACTATCCGCAACCCAAGGTGCTCATCGGCTATGATTGCCGCTTCGGCGGTCAACTCTTCGCCGAAACAACTGCAAAGGTGATGTGTGCCTGTGGAGTTAAAACATTTCTGGCAGAAGGATTTGTTTCCACACCGATGGTTTCGATGGGAACAAAACATTTCGGAGCCGGCATGGGTGTGGTGATTACAGCCAGCCATAACCCGCCTTCGTATAATGGTTTTAAGCTGAAGAGCGAAGCCGGTGGCCCGAGTTCTCCAGCAGTGATTGCCGAAGTGGAGAGCATGATTCCGGACAGCATCAGCGTGGAGATGGTTGCTTTATCAACCTATGAAGCAGGAGGCTTGCTCGAATATGTTGACCTGGAAAGCCTGTATGTAGCACTTGTCCGCAGCAATTTTGACCTGGAAGGCATCAACAACAGCCATGTAGTGGTGGCTTACGATGCCATGTATGGCGCCGGACAAAATGTTATTCCGCAGGTATTAAAAAATCCGATACTGCTGCATTGCGATTACAACCCTTCCTTCAAAGGGCAGGCGCCGGAGCCGCTTGACCGTAACCTGCAGGAATTGGCTTCACTCATCAAAAACTCACCGCATAATGTTTGCGGACTGGCAACAGATGGCGACGCCGACAGGATTGGCATGTATGATGAAGACGGTAACTTCGTGGATGCCCATCACATCATCTTGCTGCTCATCCATTATCTGCACAAATACAAAAAAATGAATGGCAAGGTGGTGGTGGCTTTTTCAGTTTCAGATAAGGTGAAGAAACTCTGTAAGCATTATGGTTTGCCCATTGAAGTAACACCGATAGGCTTTAAATATATCAGCGAAAAAATGGTGAAGGAAGATGTGTTGGTGGGCGGTGAAGAATCCGGCGGCATCGCCGTTAAAGGCCACATTCCTGAGCGCGATGGAATCTGGGACGGCCTGATACTGCTGGAGTTTATGGCGAAGACCGGTAAATCAATGAAGCAGATCATCCAGGAAGTATATGATGTGGTCGGCTCTTTCAGCTTTGATCGTCTCGATCTTCACCTTGATGAAGCGCTGAAGCAGCAGATTGTACAGAACTGTAAAGACAACAAGTACACTTCATTCGGTCAATACACTGTACAGCGCATGGAAGATATTGACGGATACAAATATCATTTCAGCGACAATGAATGGATTATGATCCGTGCTTCAGGAACAGAACCTTTGTTGCGCGTTTATGGCGAAGCACCTACCAAAGCGGCCGTAACAGCATTGCTGGCTACAGCCAGAATGGCTTTGCTGGGCAAGTAG
- a CDS encoding dihydroneopterin aldolase: MATIVIEGMKFKAPIGYYPEEQLLGNEIEVTIHLTTTARTGDLNDELAHTVNYELVYDHIRDLMMQPTHLLETVVANIMSGIAQKFPAVTSIKLRVAKLHPPLGGRVKKVWIEDSWVRNIKK; this comes from the coding sequence ATGGCAACTATCGTAATCGAAGGCATGAAGTTTAAAGCTCCCATCGGGTATTACCCGGAAGAGCAATTGCTGGGTAATGAAATAGAAGTTACCATCCACCTTACCACGACAGCAAGAACAGGTGACTTAAATGACGAACTGGCCCATACCGTTAATTATGAACTTGTGTATGACCATATCCGCGACCTGATGATGCAGCCCACTCACCTGCTGGAGACGGTTGTTGCCAATATAATGTCGGGCATTGCGCAAAAATTTCCTGCTGTCACAAGCATCAAATTGCGTGTTGCCAAGCTGCATCCTCCGCTTGGAGGAAGGGTGAAGAAAGTTTGGATTGAGGATAGTTGGGTAAGAAACATAAAAAAATAG
- a CDS encoding acyl-CoA dehydrogenase family protein produces MPTDRYQQPDYYQVDELLTDEQKLIRDTVRAWVKKEVSPIIEDYAQRAEFPKQLIKGLAEQGCFGPTVPVEYGGGGLDYISYGLMMQEIERGDSGIRSTASVQGSLVMFPIYAYGNEEQRKKYLPKLASGEWMGCFGLTEPDYGSNPSDMISNFKDAGDHVILNGAKMWISNAPFADIAVVWAKDEAGVIRGLILERGMNGFTTPETHGKWSLRASATGELVFDNVQVPKENILPNVKGLKGPLGCLSKARYGIAWGALGAAMDCYDSALRYSQERVQFGKPIGGFQLTQKKLAEMITEITKAQLLVWRLGVLMNENRATPGQISMAKRNSVEIALNIAREARQIHGGMGITGEYPIMRHMMNLESVVTYEGTHDIHLLITGMDVTGINAFK; encoded by the coding sequence ATGCCCACTGATCGTTACCAGCAACCCGATTACTACCAGGTAGATGAGTTATTAACCGACGAGCAAAAACTGATTCGTGACACCGTGCGTGCATGGGTGAAGAAAGAGGTCTCTCCCATCATAGAAGACTATGCACAACGCGCAGAGTTTCCGAAGCAACTGATAAAAGGATTGGCGGAGCAAGGTTGCTTTGGGCCGACGGTGCCGGTGGAGTATGGCGGCGGTGGCCTCGATTACATCTCCTACGGACTGATGATGCAGGAGATAGAGCGCGGCGATTCAGGTATCCGGTCAACAGCATCGGTACAAGGCTCGCTCGTCATGTTCCCGATCTACGCCTATGGCAATGAGGAACAGCGGAAAAAATATCTGCCTAAGCTGGCCAGCGGCGAATGGATGGGATGCTTCGGACTGACGGAGCCGGATTATGGCTCCAATCCTTCCGATATGATCTCCAATTTCAAAGATGCAGGTGACCATGTAATCCTGAACGGAGCGAAAATGTGGATCTCCAATGCGCCGTTTGCTGATATAGCTGTGGTATGGGCAAAAGATGAAGCCGGTGTCATCCGCGGATTGATCCTCGAACGCGGCATGAATGGATTCACCACGCCGGAAACACATGGCAAATGGTCGTTAAGAGCTTCTGCCACAGGTGAACTGGTATTTGACAATGTGCAGGTGCCTAAAGAAAATATCCTTCCTAACGTGAAAGGGCTGAAAGGTCCGTTGGGTTGTTTAAGTAAAGCACGTTACGGCATTGCCTGGGGTGCACTGGGTGCTGCCATGGATTGCTATGATTCAGCGCTCCGTTATTCACAGGAACGGGTTCAGTTCGGCAAACCGATCGGCGGATTTCAGCTCACGCAGAAAAAGCTGGCGGAAATGATTACGGAAATCACCAAGGCGCAGCTGCTTGTCTGGCGGCTGGGCGTGCTGATGAATGAAAACAGGGCCACGCCCGGACAGATTTCCATGGCGAAAAGAAATTCGGTGGAGATTGCACTGAATATTGCGCGCGAAGCCCGGCAGATACATGGCGGAATGGGTATTACCGGCGAATATCCGATCATGCGCCACATGATGAATCTTGAATCAGTGGTTACCTATGAAGGCACACATGATATTCATCTCCTCATCACCGGAATGGATGTGACGGGCATCAATGCCTTCAAATAA
- a CDS encoding sulfotransferase, whose product MAKKTFRIAFSTIAVTPFINFIRLVTRYPISRKYLGRCFLAGLISMIAEPFRLVEQLLYARKLHRTRLPASPVFILGHWRSGTTLLHNLMCKDQQFAYITTYQGVFVNQFFASRWLFRPLMKWLMPEKRPSDNVLLSPDFPQEEGFALCNMHSYAFYNFWYFPRQWKHFYDRYVSCRDLTAKQKRQYSKRYKKLIAQSLLEHQKENFISKNPVNTGSIQMILEMFPDARFIYLYRNPVMVFHSTFKFFTAVMETLRLQVFTPPEMEELIFELYERLISEYEKQKALIPPHHLIEIRYEDFLQHPEEHLKQIYTSLNLPGFDRALPHFMTYLDTQKSFEKNKHLSDPLHLEKVKTRWGFAMKKYGYAEAATGAKESSSTHQLQ is encoded by the coding sequence ATGGCAAAGAAGACATTCCGGATTGCATTCAGCACCATTGCGGTTACACCATTCATCAATTTTATCCGGTTGGTGACGCGCTATCCCATTTCCCGCAAATACCTTGGTAGATGCTTCCTCGCCGGATTGATCAGCATGATAGCGGAACCATTCCGGCTGGTGGAGCAACTGCTTTATGCGCGCAAGCTGCACCGGACGAGACTGCCGGCCTCGCCTGTTTTTATCTTAGGCCATTGGCGGAGTGGCACAACCTTGCTGCATAACCTCATGTGCAAGGATCAGCAATTTGCCTATATCACCACCTATCAGGGTGTATTTGTAAACCAGTTTTTTGCAAGCCGCTGGTTATTCCGGCCGTTAATGAAATGGCTGATGCCGGAAAAGCGGCCTTCGGATAATGTGCTCTTATCACCTGACTTTCCGCAGGAAGAAGGGTTTGCTTTGTGTAACATGCATTCCTATGCCTTTTATAACTTCTGGTACTTTCCCCGTCAATGGAAACATTTTTACGACCGTTATGTTTCCTGCCGGGATTTAACTGCAAAGCAAAAGCGGCAATACAGTAAGCGGTATAAGAAGCTGATTGCGCAATCCTTACTGGAACATCAGAAAGAGAATTTTATTTCGAAAAACCCTGTGAATACAGGCAGCATTCAGATGATCCTGGAGATGTTTCCGGATGCCCGCTTTATATACCTCTACCGGAACCCCGTGATGGTTTTTCATTCAACATTTAAATTTTTTACGGCAGTGATGGAAACGCTCCGCTTGCAGGTATTTACACCACCGGAGATGGAGGAGCTGATCTTTGAATTGTATGAAAGACTGATCAGTGAATATGAAAAGCAGAAAGCGCTGATCCCTCCACATCATCTTATTGAAATACGGTATGAGGATTTCCTGCAGCATCCTGAGGAACATCTGAAGCAGATTTATACTTCATTGAATCTGCCAGGATTTGATAGAGCGCTTCCTCACTTCATGACTTATCTTGACACACAAAAGTCATTTGAGAAGAACAAGCATCTTTCAGACCCGTTACACCTTGAAAAAGTAAAAACCCGTTGGGGCTTTGCCATGAAAAAATATGGCTATGCTGAAGCTGCAACAGGCGCGAAAGAATCTTCGTCAACGCATCAATTGCAATAA
- a CDS encoding S9 family peptidase translates to MLLFQGMAFSQQVMTPDLLWQLGRVSGEMLSPDGKNVIYGVTVYDMAANKGERNLFSIPLTGGAAKQISSTTGTEYNVQVTPSGKMGYLYNGQWWEAEWDGSGARQISFIEGGVDNVKISADGKYVLFSQEVKVQNTITDRYPDLQKVNAHGGDDLMYRHWDTWEDGAYNHVFYALYTATGFTNAKDIMQGETFDCPQTPFGGAEDFIFDAAGTGIYYVCKKKSGKDAAVSTNTDIYYYSILNGTTLNITDGNSGYDMQPQLSPKANVLAYTSMARDGFEADKNRLFIKNIATGQQYDLTKDWDETVESFRWSADGTKIYFLAVKEATEQIFEMTLPKDPAKNAAVTIRQVTKGDFDLNALIGQQGDWMIAAKSDMNHAAELVRVNLKTGEVLNLTTVNKPAYDGIKLSRIDKVWMKTTDGQRMLTWVIYPPDFDAAKKYPTLLYCQGGPQSAVSQFYSFRWNFQLMAANGYVVIAPNRRGLPGFGTKWNEDISQDWGGQPIRDYLTAIDSAATWSFVDKTRLGAVGASYGGYSVYMLEGLGEGRFKSMIAHCGVFDLNSWYASTEEIWFANWDLGGSFWQKPRPKSYALSNPISLIDRWKTPIMIMEGERDYRIPYTQGLEAYQVAQLKGIKSRLLVFPDEGHWVLKPQNSLLWHREFYRWLDETLKN, encoded by the coding sequence ATGCTGTTGTTTCAAGGCATGGCCTTCAGTCAGCAGGTGATGACACCCGACCTGTTATGGCAGTTAGGAAGAGTGAGCGGGGAGATGCTTTCACCTGACGGGAAGAATGTGATTTATGGTGTCACCGTATATGACATGGCAGCCAACAAAGGTGAACGCAATCTTTTTTCCATTCCGTTAACCGGTGGTGCAGCAAAACAAATCTCTTCAACAACGGGAACAGAATACAACGTGCAGGTTACGCCATCGGGCAAAATGGGTTACCTCTACAACGGACAATGGTGGGAAGCGGAATGGGATGGCAGCGGGGCAAGGCAGATATCATTCATAGAAGGCGGAGTTGACAATGTGAAAATTTCCGCGGATGGAAAATATGTCTTGTTTTCTCAGGAAGTGAAAGTGCAGAACACCATCACCGATCGTTACCCTGATCTGCAAAAAGTAAATGCACATGGAGGAGATGACCTCATGTACCGTCATTGGGATACCTGGGAGGACGGAGCATACAATCATGTTTTTTATGCCTTGTACACTGCTACCGGTTTCACCAATGCGAAGGATATCATGCAGGGTGAGACATTCGACTGTCCGCAAACACCTTTTGGCGGAGCCGAAGATTTTATTTTTGACGCTGCGGGAACGGGTATCTATTATGTGTGCAAAAAGAAAAGCGGAAAGGATGCCGCCGTCAGCACCAACACTGATATCTATTACTATTCCATCCTCAATGGCACCACCTTGAATATCACCGACGGCAATAGCGGCTATGATATGCAGCCGCAACTATCTCCCAAAGCCAATGTGCTGGCCTATACTTCTATGGCACGTGACGGATTTGAAGCGGATAAGAACAGGCTGTTCATAAAAAATATCGCTACCGGTCAGCAATATGACCTCACCAAAGACTGGGACGAAACAGTGGAGTCATTCCGTTGGAGTGCCGATGGAACAAAGATCTATTTCCTGGCGGTGAAGGAAGCAACTGAACAGATATTTGAAATGACTTTACCGAAAGATCCTGCAAAAAATGCCGCCGTCACCATCAGGCAGGTCACTAAGGGCGACTTTGACCTGAATGCACTGATCGGCCAGCAGGGTGATTGGATGATCGCCGCCAAAAGTGATATGAATCATGCAGCAGAATTGGTGCGCGTCAATCTTAAGACCGGAGAGGTATTGAATTTAACAACAGTAAATAAGCCGGCATACGACGGCATTAAGCTGAGCCGTATTGATAAGGTTTGGATGAAGACTACCGACGGGCAGCGGATGCTTACATGGGTGATTTATCCGCCTGATTTCGATGCCGCTAAAAAGTATCCGACACTGTTGTATTGCCAGGGTGGACCACAGTCAGCCGTTTCGCAGTTTTATTCTTTTCGCTGGAATTTTCAACTGATGGCTGCCAATGGTTATGTCGTCATCGCACCCAACCGGCGCGGTTTGCCGGGCTTTGGCACGAAGTGGAATGAAGACATCAGCCAGGATTGGGGCGGACAGCCGATCCGGGATTATCTTACGGCAATTGATTCGGCGGCAACATGGAGTTTCGTTGACAAGACACGCCTTGGTGCCGTTGGCGCCAGTTACGGCGGTTATTCCGTCTACATGCTGGAAGGATTGGGCGAAGGACGATTCAAAAGCATGATCGCGCATTGCGGCGTGTTTGATTTGAACAGTTGGTATGCCTCTACTGAAGAAATTTGGTTTGCCAACTGGGACCTCGGCGGTTCCTTCTGGCAGAAGCCCCGGCCTAAAAGTTATGCTTTATCCAATCCGATTAGTTTGATCGACCGGTGGAAGACACCGATCATGATTATGGAAGGGGAGAGGGATTATCGTATTCCGTACACACAAGGCCTGGAAGCTTACCAGGTTGCACAACTCAAAGGCATTAAGAGCAGGTTGCTGGTATTTCCTGATGAGGGCCATTGGGTGTTGAAGCCACAGAACAGTTTATTATGGCACCGTGAGTTTTACCGTTGGCTGGATGAGACTTTGAAGAACTGA
- a CDS encoding T9SS type A sorting domain-containing protein gives MKNKLHSLLIFIVVASGLISATFITAISYPDGAPSSVTGSPGDNNKTCTKSGCHSGTAGTMLNAMTSNIPAAGYVPGTTYQVTATISDPSLVKFGFEISPQNAAGTVLGTMSLTDATKTKFTASNGKYITHTTSGNTWNGHTATWSFNWKAPVAGTGAVTFYGSFMYANNNGGTSGDIVKTSTYTVQEAVSACNLTVTPVAATICKGSKQTITASGATSYTWAPSTGLDVTTGAVVVAKPTSTTTYTVTGDGGACSKTVTITVNPAPTATISAGACTAGSILLTRGGTPTTGVTYKWQKDGVNISGATNSTYLATLSGSYTVKVTITATGCNKTSKATAVTISCKMGEEPAINAAAYPNPFSNAVNIQIGSLSKEKAIIRLLDISGRAIHIYNDVDPAMPFEINEDLTPGIYFVRIEQGDVQQVIKIVKTE, from the coding sequence ATGAAAAACAAATTACATTCTTTGCTGATTTTCATCGTTGTTGCAAGCGGTTTAATCAGCGCAACTTTTATCACAGCCATCAGTTATCCCGACGGTGCACCATCATCCGTAACAGGATCGCCCGGCGACAATAACAAAACATGCACAAAGAGCGGATGCCATTCCGGAACGGCAGGCACCATGCTGAATGCCATGACATCAAACATTCCGGCAGCCGGTTATGTGCCCGGCACAACCTACCAGGTAACGGCAACCATTTCAGATCCATCGCTGGTGAAATTCGGTTTTGAGATTTCACCACAAAACGCAGCCGGTACAGTATTGGGTACGATGAGCCTGACAGATGCAACAAAAACCAAATTCACTGCATCAAACGGCAAGTACATCACCCACACCACTTCAGGCAATACCTGGAACGGGCATACTGCCACCTGGTCTTTCAACTGGAAAGCTCCGGTTGCAGGAACAGGCGCTGTTACCTTTTACGGTTCTTTCATGTATGCCAATAATAATGGCGGCACAAGTGGCGACATAGTTAAAACCTCCACCTACACGGTGCAGGAAGCCGTATCTGCCTGTAACCTTACTGTTACACCGGTGGCCGCTACTATCTGCAAAGGCAGCAAACAAACCATTACTGCCAGCGGAGCAACATCCTATACCTGGGCACCATCCACCGGCCTTGATGTTACGACCGGTGCTGTTGTTGTTGCCAAACCCACTTCAACAACTACCTATACGGTTACCGGAGACGGAGGCGCTTGCAGTAAGACGGTAACGATAACCGTAAATCCGGCACCTACCGCTACTATTTCAGCAGGGGCTTGTACAGCAGGCAGCATATTGCTGACCAGAGGCGGCACTCCAACAACCGGTGTTACCTACAAATGGCAGAAAGATGGTGTGAATATCAGTGGTGCGACCAACAGTACTTACCTCGCAACACTATCTGGTTCCTATACCGTGAAAGTGACGATAACGGCAACCGGTTGCAATAAAACATCCAAAGCAACAGCCGTTACGATTAGTTGCAAGATGGGTGAAGAGCCTGCCATTAATGCTGCCGCTTATCCTAATCCGTTCAGCAATGCGGTCAACATACAAATCGGTTCATTGTCTAAAGAAAAGGCCATCATCAGGTTGCTGGATATCAGTGGCAGAGCCATTCATATTTATAATGATGTTGACCCTGCAATGCCTTTTGAAATCAATGAAGACCTTACACCCGGAATTTACTTTGTGAGAATCGAACAAGGTGACGTTCAACAGGTCATTAAAATCGTTAAGACAGAATAA
- a CDS encoding T9SS type A sorting domain-containing protein, translated as MKKNLLFIAFTLFTGMAIIGLSMHSATSYPEGAPSSVAGAPGDNGKTCAKSGCHPGGSTAIFDVITSDVPVTGYVPDSTYTITATITDPNLVKFGFEITPQNTAGTVLGTMSISDAVKTKFTSSSNKYITHTSNGNLFPDHTATWSFHWTAPAAGTGDVTFYGAFDFANNNGGTSGDVIHTATLVIPEGFGTAVNDVVSIESLNVFPNPAADHVNISYALSQAGPVDITLFDLSGKAVKELSRNDQAPGTYHIDLPLSDVGSGVYIVKLHAGDQVITRKVTRL; from the coding sequence ATGAAAAAGAACTTACTTTTTATTGCGTTTACACTTTTCACCGGCATGGCCATCATCGGTCTGTCCATGCATTCTGCCACAAGCTATCCCGAAGGAGCGCCATCATCGGTTGCCGGAGCTCCGGGTGATAATGGTAAGACCTGTGCAAAAAGCGGTTGTCATCCCGGCGGATCAACAGCAATTTTTGATGTAATCACTTCCGATGTTCCTGTAACCGGTTATGTTCCGGATTCTACATACACAATAACAGCCACCATCACCGATCCAAACCTGGTTAAGTTCGGGTTTGAAATAACACCGCAAAATACAGCGGGCACTGTGCTTGGAACTATGTCAATATCAGATGCCGTAAAAACCAAATTCACGAGCAGCTCCAATAAATATATTACCCATACCAGCAATGGAAACTTATTCCCTGATCATACGGCAACATGGTCATTTCACTGGACCGCTCCTGCTGCAGGAACAGGTGATGTAACTTTCTACGGAGCATTTGATTTTGCCAACAACAATGGCGGAACAAGCGGCGATGTGATTCATACTGCAACACTTGTGATTCCCGAAGGCTTTGGCACGGCTGTCAACGATGTGGTAAGCATAGAATCACTTAATGTATTTCCGAATCCGGCAGCCGATCATGTGAATATCAGCTACGCACTTTCACAGGCAGGGCCGGTGGATATTACTTTGTTTGATTTGTCGGGCAAAGCAGTGAAGGAACTGAGCAGGAATGACCAGGCTCCCGGCACCTATCATATTGACCTTCCACTCAGCGATGTCGGATCGGGTGTGTATATAGTAAAGCTACATGCCGGCGACCAGGTGATTACGAGAAAAGTTACCAGGCTTTAA
- a CDS encoding protein-L-isoaspartate(D-aspartate) O-methyltransferase, with translation MNQADTFRHKGMRKKLVETVKAKGIHDAEVLRAMEAVPRHLFAFESAFIERAYEDSAFPIGEGQTISQPYTVAYQTQLLEVKKGEKILEVGTGSGYQACILAEMKARVFTIERMKKLYEKTKALLPSLGYAQVKCFYGDGYEGLPSFAPFDKILVTAAAPFLPEKLLTQLKPGGMLVIPVGEGETQLMKRYTKISGDEIREEVFDTFKFVPLLPGKKT, from the coding sequence ATGAACCAGGCAGACACCTTCCGCCACAAAGGCATGAGAAAGAAATTAGTGGAGACCGTGAAGGCGAAAGGCATTCATGATGCCGAAGTTTTGCGCGCAATGGAAGCAGTGCCGCGTCACCTGTTTGCTTTTGAAAGCGCTTTTATCGAACGGGCCTATGAAGACAGCGCTTTCCCGATAGGTGAAGGTCAAACTATTTCGCAGCCATATACAGTCGCGTATCAGACGCAGCTGCTGGAAGTCAAAAAAGGTGAAAAAATCCTGGAAGTGGGAACAGGGTCAGGATACCAGGCCTGCATCCTTGCTGAGATGAAAGCACGCGTTTTTACGATTGAAAGGATGAAAAAGCTCTATGAGAAAACCAAAGCGCTCTTGCCTTCACTCGGATATGCACAGGTGAAGTGCTTTTATGGCGACGGGTACGAAGGGCTGCCGTCCTTCGCGCCGTTTGACAAGATACTAGTGACGGCTGCGGCCCCTTTTCTTCCGGAGAAATTATTAACGCAGCTCAAGCCCGGTGGTATGCTGGTGATTCCGGTTGGCGAGGGAGAAACACAACTCATGAAGCGTTACACAAAAATTTCCGGTGATGAGATCCGGGAAGAAGTGTTCGACACATTTAAGTTTGTGCCATTGCTGCCGGGAAAAAAAACATAA